Proteins from a single region of Bacteroidota bacterium:
- a CDS encoding DUF433 domain-containing protein: MPPFDLYGGRDPRHIPLYAQREAAHIVGVSHSTLRSWVQEQTDSEGMMPPLIRRPDEADSRLSFSNLVEAFVLRALRERYRVPMKAIRQAVAYAEAELDVKHLLLRRELRVSGDLFWDRLGQLINLSQSGQLAIRHVLESYLERIEWDEQTNLPTRFFPLPDAGVATKSVVVDPRVAFGHPTLSGTGISTEVVKRRIDIGETVEELAEDYQVSIKQVKDALLYERP; encoded by the coding sequence ATGCCTCCCTTTGACCTATACGGCGGCCGCGACCCTCGGCACATCCCGCTTTACGCGCAGCGGGAGGCCGCTCACATCGTAGGCGTATCACACTCTACGCTTCGAAGCTGGGTGCAGGAGCAGACCGACTCCGAAGGCATGATGCCTCCGCTAATTCGTCGACCCGATGAAGCAGACTCGCGTCTCTCGTTCAGCAACCTTGTCGAAGCGTTCGTGCTCCGAGCGCTTCGTGAGCGCTACCGTGTTCCCATGAAGGCCATCCGTCAGGCGGTAGCCTACGCAGAGGCTGAGTTGGACGTAAAGCACCTCCTGCTCCGCCGAGAGTTGCGTGTGTCCGGAGATCTGTTCTGGGATCGGCTGGGGCAGCTCATTAACCTGTCGCAGTCTGGCCAGTTGGCCATTCGACACGTTCTCGAAAGCTATCTCGAACGTATTGAATGGGACGAACAGACCAACCTGCCGACTCGCTTCTTTCCGCTACCAGACGCAGGCGTTGCTACGAAGTCAGTGGTAGTTGACCCCCGCGTTGCCTTTGGACATCCAACGCTGTCCGGGACGGGCATTAGTACTGAGGTGGTTAAACGCCGGATCGATATCGGGGAGACCGTAGAGGAGTTAGCTGAGGACTACCAGGTCTCGATCAAACAGGTCAAAGACGCGCTCCTCTACGAGAGGCCGTAG
- a CDS encoding NAD+ synthase, whose protein sequence is MRIALCQINPTVADLDGNVERILGWARCAAEDGADLAVFPELCLTGYPPLDLLDSPGFIADVQAALDRLAVDLPPELGVIVGAPVPNTDHTGKRLYNAALLFDGGAIVAQVNKTLLPTYDVFDEYRYFEPAPQRRVVTWRGRRLGLHICEDMWNNEEHADYHLYDENPIDELAEQGAELFVNISASPFSMTKQATRRQILVDACREHGLPFVFVNQIGANTEIIFDGDSRVLDANGTPLVTLSSFAEGYAVWDWTSAAENGAAPSRQNGHTAEQPHAEASIADLHDALVLGIRDYFAKTPVFAKTLIGLSGGIDSAVTCALAANALGPERVVGITMPSAYSSSGSVSDSQALADALGIEFHEVSIRPAVDAFGTMLTDVFAGTEENVAEENIQARARGLTLMAVSNKFNYLLLTTGNKSEMAVGYATLYGDMSGGLAVLSDVFKQEVYALARHINERAGREVIPSTTITKPPSAELKPGQQDSDSLPPYDVLDHILRCYIEDHLPLDTIVAQTGYDAALVGRILRMVDRNEYKRRQAAPGLRVTTKAFGLGRRMPIVMKRTHTTTADVAA, encoded by the coding sequence ATGCGCATCGCGCTCTGCCAGATCAACCCCACGGTCGCCGACCTCGACGGCAACGTCGAGCGTATCCTCGGCTGGGCGCGCTGTGCCGCCGAAGACGGGGCCGACCTTGCCGTCTTCCCCGAGCTGTGCCTCACCGGCTATCCCCCGCTCGACCTTCTCGACAGCCCCGGGTTCATCGCCGACGTGCAGGCCGCGCTCGATCGCCTCGCTGTGGACCTGCCGCCCGAGCTCGGCGTGATCGTGGGCGCGCCGGTGCCGAACACCGACCACACCGGCAAGCGGCTCTACAACGCCGCGCTGCTCTTCGACGGCGGCGCCATCGTGGCGCAGGTCAACAAGACGCTGCTGCCGACCTACGACGTGTTCGACGAGTACCGCTACTTCGAGCCCGCCCCGCAACGACGCGTGGTGACGTGGCGCGGGCGACGGCTTGGCCTCCACATCTGCGAGGACATGTGGAATAACGAGGAGCACGCCGACTACCACCTCTACGACGAGAACCCCATCGACGAACTCGCCGAGCAGGGGGCCGAACTGTTCGTCAACATCAGCGCGAGCCCGTTCTCGATGACGAAGCAGGCTACGCGCCGCCAGATCCTCGTCGACGCCTGCCGCGAGCACGGCCTGCCGTTCGTGTTCGTCAACCAGATCGGCGCGAACACCGAGATCATCTTCGACGGCGACAGCCGCGTACTCGATGCCAACGGTACGCCGCTCGTCACGCTCTCCAGCTTTGCGGAAGGCTATGCTGTCTGGGACTGGACGAGTGCGGCGGAGAACGGTGCAGCCCCCTCACGGCAGAACGGCCACACGGCAGAACAGCCGCACGCGGAGGCCTCCATCGCCGACCTCCACGACGCGCTCGTGCTCGGCATCCGCGACTACTTCGCCAAGACGCCGGTCTTCGCTAAGACGCTCATCGGGCTCTCCGGCGGCATCGACTCGGCGGTGACGTGCGCGCTCGCGGCGAACGCGCTTGGGCCGGAGCGGGTCGTCGGGATCACGATGCCGTCGGCCTACTCGTCGTCGGGCTCGGTCTCTGATTCGCAGGCGCTCGCCGACGCGCTCGGCATCGAGTTCCACGAGGTCTCGATCCGCCCGGCCGTGGACGCTTTCGGGACGATGCTCACGGACGTCTTCGCGGGCACGGAGGAGAACGTCGCCGAGGAGAACATCCAGGCGCGCGCGCGCGGGCTGACGCTGATGGCGGTGTCGAACAAGTTCAACTACCTCCTCCTCACGACCGGCAACAAGTCGGAGATGGCGGTCGGCTACGCGACGCTCTACGGCGATATGTCGGGCGGGCTGGCCGTGCTCTCGGACGTGTTCAAGCAGGAGGTCTATGCCCTCGCGCGGCACATCAACGAGCGCGCGGGCCGCGAGGTCATCCCGTCGACCACGATCACGAAGCCGCCGTCCGCCGAACTCAAGCCGGGCCAGCAGGACTCCGACAGCCTCCCGCCCTACGACGTCCTCGACCACATCCTACGCTGCTACATCGAGGACCACCTCCCGCTGGACACCATCGTGGCGCAGACGGGCTACGACGCCGCGCTCGTCGGGCGCATCCTGCGCATGGTGGACCGCAACGAGTACAAGCGCCGCCAGGCTGCGCCGGGCCTCCGCGTCACCACGAAGGCGTTCGGCCTCGGTCGCCGCATGCCCATCGTGATGAAGCGCACGCACACAACAACGGCCGATGTGGCTGCGTAG
- a CDS encoding class I SAM-dependent methyltransferase, which produces MPTPSDPAFWNVRFGAEAFAYGTAPNAFVAEAVPTHVAPGSTVLELAAGEGRNAVWMATRGYGVTALDFAAEGLAKTNALAAEHGVTVATAQADVTAWDPPQEWDAVVATFLHLPEAVRPAVYALARRALRPSGLFIAEWYRPEQITGGYTSGGPRDVTMTVSSDEVLAHFGRDPRDNAGLLVLDTVEAVLDEGPYHQGLAALTRVVWKKPGA; this is translated from the coding sequence ATGCCGACTCCGTCTGATCCTGCTTTCTGGAACGTGCGCTTCGGCGCTGAGGCGTTCGCCTACGGGACCGCGCCCAACGCCTTCGTTGCCGAGGCCGTCCCGACGCACGTCGCTCCGGGCTCGACCGTCCTCGAACTTGCCGCAGGCGAAGGCCGCAATGCGGTGTGGATGGCAACCCGGGGCTATGGCGTCACCGCCCTCGACTTTGCCGCAGAGGGCCTCGCCAAAACCAACGCGTTAGCAGCTGAGCATGGCGTCACGGTCGCCACCGCACAGGCGGACGTGACGGCGTGGGACCCGCCTCAGGAGTGGGACGCCGTCGTGGCGACGTTTCTGCATCTTCCCGAGGCTGTTCGCCCGGCGGTCTATGCCCTTGCCCGTCGCGCGCTGCGGCCCAGCGGCCTGTTCATCGCGGAGTGGTACCGCCCCGAGCAAATCACTGGCGGCTACACGAGCGGCGGGCCAAGAGACGTGACGATGACGGTGTCCTCGGACGAGGTGCTCGCCCACTTCGGGCGCGATCCGCGCGACAATGCGGGGCTCCTCGTGCTCGATACGGTCGAGGCCGTGCTCGACGAGGGGCCGTATCACCAAGGTCTCGCCGCGCTCACGCGGGTGGTGTGGAAGAAGCCAGGGGCGTGA
- a CDS encoding M15 family metallopeptidase, which yields MRLPSPLLALLLTVPAWAQDDASDDMPLVPLAQVAPSIVQDVRYATSENFVGTRIDGYEAPSCWLTRPAAEALAAAQAEAAAFGLTLVVFDCYRPQRAVDHFVRWASVPADTLMKARYYPAVPKDSLFAYGYIAARSGHSRGSTVDLTLADAATGQPLPMGTRYDFFDALAHTENPEANTEARRNRLLLRTLLDRHGFRNYAREWWHFTLRDEPFPDTFFDVPIRESTVND from the coding sequence ATGCGTCTGCCTAGCCCCCTGCTTGCCCTTCTGCTCACAGTCCCAGCGTGGGCGCAGGACGACGCATCAGACGACATGCCGCTCGTGCCGCTCGCCCAGGTCGCGCCGAGCATCGTGCAAGACGTGCGCTATGCGACCAGCGAGAATTTCGTCGGCACCCGCATAGACGGCTACGAGGCGCCGTCGTGCTGGCTGACGCGTCCGGCGGCCGAGGCGCTCGCAGCGGCGCAGGCCGAGGCAGCGGCGTTCGGGCTCACGCTGGTCGTGTTCGACTGCTACCGCCCGCAGCGCGCCGTGGACCACTTCGTACGCTGGGCGTCCGTGCCCGCCGACACGCTGATGAAGGCGCGCTACTACCCCGCCGTGCCGAAGGACTCGCTCTTCGCCTACGGCTACATCGCCGCGCGCTCGGGCCACAGTCGCGGCAGCACCGTCGACCTCACGCTCGCGGACGCCGCTACCGGCCAACCGCTCCCGATGGGCACACGCTACGACTTCTTCGACGCCCTCGCCCATACCGAGAACCCGGAGGCCAACACCGAGGCGCGGCGCAACCGGCTGCTCCTGCGTACGCTGCTCGACCGCCACGGCTTCCGCAACTACGCCCGCGAGTGGTGGCACTTCACCCTCCGCGACGAGCCGTTCCCGGACACGTTCTTCGACGTGCCGATTCGCGAGAGCACAGTGAACGACTGA
- a CDS encoding NUDIX domain-containing protein, which translates to MQVPTDPVAATKLRSATLASEAVERAFGHRVRVRAAGLLFDRAENPERVLLLKHDGLWDDGPFWSPPGGAIEFGEALSEGVRREFEEEAGLSVRVGEPAYVLDFVRPPLHAVSFYFRVYPADGDYADLESRLRTGTDPELLADGVQLLQEARFIPLDDLRHLRLYPEGLADRLPRDARAGFPNGTQYLGTLR; encoded by the coding sequence ATGCAGGTCCCGACTGACCCCGTTGCCGCTACGAAACTCCGCAGCGCCACCCTGGCGAGCGAGGCGGTCGAGCGGGCCTTCGGGCACCGCGTTCGCGTCCGCGCCGCTGGGCTGCTCTTCGACCGCGCCGAGAACCCGGAGCGCGTGCTGCTGCTGAAGCACGACGGGCTGTGGGACGACGGGCCGTTCTGGTCGCCCCCGGGCGGCGCCATCGAGTTTGGCGAAGCGCTCAGCGAGGGCGTCCGCCGAGAGTTCGAGGAGGAAGCGGGGCTCTCGGTGCGCGTGGGCGAGCCCGCCTACGTGCTCGACTTCGTCCGCCCCCCGCTGCACGCGGTGTCGTTCTACTTCCGCGTCTACCCCGCCGATGGTGACTACGCAGACCTCGAAAGCCGCCTTCGCACCGGCACCGACCCCGAGCTCCTCGCCGACGGCGTACAGCTGCTCCAGGAAGCGCGGTTCATCCCACTCGACGACCTAAGGCACCTCCGGCTCTATCCCGAAGGCCTTGCGGACCGCCTGCCCCGCGACGCCCGTGCGGGCTTCCCCAACGGTACACAGTACCTCGGCACGCTGCGGTAG
- a CDS encoding TetR/AcrR family transcriptional regulator → MPRAKAFDEAAVLERAAALFWDRGYEAVSIQDLVDHLGLSRSSLYDTFGGKQALYLAALDRYRGTEVDPLQQLGDALGSPRAGIEAYLRAVVDDAAANCLGCFVVNATAERAPHDPETAERTAESLTVLQARFERAVRQAQAQGEIGADRNPTALARLLANTVYGLRVTARVSPDRAVLDDVVDQTMQLLG, encoded by the coding sequence ATGCCCCGCGCCAAAGCCTTCGACGAAGCCGCTGTCCTGGAACGCGCCGCAGCCCTCTTCTGGGACCGGGGCTATGAGGCCGTGTCGATCCAGGACCTCGTGGACCACCTCGGCCTGAGCCGCAGCAGCCTCTACGACACGTTCGGCGGCAAGCAGGCACTCTACCTCGCCGCGCTCGACCGCTACCGTGGTACTGAGGTAGACCCGCTCCAGCAGTTGGGCGACGCACTCGGCTCGCCCCGCGCAGGCATTGAAGCCTACCTCCGCGCCGTCGTGGACGATGCTGCCGCAAACTGTCTCGGCTGCTTTGTAGTCAACGCCACCGCTGAGCGTGCCCCGCACGATCCGGAGACGGCCGAGCGGACGGCTGAGAGCCTCACGGTGCTCCAGGCCCGCTTCGAACGCGCCGTCCGGCAGGCGCAGGCGCAGGGCGAGATCGGCGCCGACCGCAACCCAACGGCGCTGGCGCGGCTCCTCGCCAACACGGTCTACGGCCTCCGGGTGACCGCTCGCGTGAGCCCCGACCGCGCGGTCCTCGACGACGTGGTGGACCAGACGATGCAGTTGCTCGGCTGA
- a CDS encoding DUF2339 domain-containing protein gives MALVPPPPDSSDPTSAPSPEPSVEERLARLEARVDRLVDVVRDLHDRQEGRRSGRRRSEPRRSDPERSRPAERSPERPRLREERARLAVSDERRASGNESSLINESSLINEVRERASFVFRSEDWLNRLGIALLLIGLAFLFRYSIEQGWVGPLVRVGFGVALGAGLIVLGLRLRPKRLRYGQALMGGGLAVLYTTLFAAFQLYDLLSYPVAFGAMLGVTALGFVLAYRCGDVLAAVVATQGGLSTPFLLHTGSGDIAALVGYTSVLLTCAFALYALRGWRTLLVTAIVGGWLVLGIGRAELIDLFVTQPRGLDHTVLIVGVVYAGLLFGGVPLWRAVQYHRAPERWPRPAMSWFQGRAWAEEPARLLAVLVPLVTWAFIEDLFEAPEWGQGLILLGTAAGYAGALGWLRSQEQPGLGSAHGVAAVLLAAISCGYFFDDDTGGLVAFSLVMAATHAAAYRLGDRGLRVTGHGFGALLVLFLVVRLERSLAPPPFVTGYALADLAALALLGAAAATLKKGRARTAYLLGTYVLGLGWLWRELEPLGNGQALVSVAWGAVALGALALGWQRRSEFVRRVGLATLLVVVGKLFVVDLAELDAIWRILLFLGFGALLMLVSYLVPSLWRSDDEDHSKASNDNTSGDDAAAASP, from the coding sequence ATGGCCTTGGTCCCCCCACCACCGGATTCGTCTGACCCCACCTCGGCACCGTCGCCAGAGCCCTCGGTCGAGGAGCGTTTGGCGCGTCTGGAGGCGCGCGTGGACCGCCTCGTGGACGTGGTGCGGGACCTCCACGACCGGCAGGAGGGGCGACGCTCGGGACGGCGGCGCTCCGAGCCTCGCCGCTCTGATCCTGAACGTTCGCGACCGGCAGAGCGGAGCCCCGAACGCCCGCGCCTTCGTGAGGAACGTGCACGTCTAGCCGTGTCCGACGAGCGACGTGCATCCGGCAACGAGTCTTCGCTGATCAACGAGTCCTCCCTGATCAACGAGGTGCGCGAGCGAGCGTCGTTCGTGTTTCGGAGCGAGGACTGGCTCAACCGGCTCGGCATTGCGCTGCTGCTCATCGGGCTGGCGTTCCTCTTCCGCTACAGCATCGAGCAGGGTTGGGTGGGGCCGCTCGTGCGCGTCGGATTTGGTGTCGCGCTCGGGGCGGGGCTGATCGTGCTCGGCTTGCGGCTGCGGCCGAAGCGGCTGCGCTATGGGCAGGCGCTCATGGGCGGCGGCCTCGCCGTGCTCTACACGACGCTCTTCGCCGCCTTCCAGCTCTACGACCTCCTGAGCTACCCCGTCGCCTTTGGGGCGATGCTCGGCGTGACGGCACTCGGCTTCGTGCTCGCCTACCGCTGCGGCGACGTACTCGCGGCCGTCGTCGCGACGCAGGGCGGGCTGAGCACGCCGTTCCTGCTCCACACCGGCAGCGGCGACATTGCCGCGCTCGTCGGCTACACGTCCGTGCTCCTGACGTGTGCCTTTGCGCTCTACGCGCTACGTGGCTGGCGGACGCTCCTCGTCACCGCCATCGTGGGCGGCTGGCTGGTGCTCGGCATCGGACGGGCGGAGTTAATCGACCTCTTCGTCACGCAGCCACGCGGCTTGGACCACACGGTGCTGATTGTGGGCGTCGTCTACGCGGGGCTGCTCTTCGGTGGCGTGCCACTCTGGCGAGCCGTCCAGTACCACCGCGCACCGGAGCGCTGGCCGCGTCCCGCGATGAGCTGGTTCCAAGGCCGCGCGTGGGCCGAGGAGCCAGCGCGCCTGCTTGCGGTGCTCGTGCCGCTCGTGACGTGGGCGTTCATCGAGGATCTCTTCGAGGCACCAGAGTGGGGCCAGGGGCTGATCCTGCTGGGCACGGCGGCCGGCTACGCGGGGGCGCTCGGCTGGCTGCGCAGCCAGGAGCAGCCCGGGCTCGGCTCAGCGCACGGCGTGGCGGCGGTGTTGCTGGCCGCGATAAGCTGCGGCTATTTCTTCGACGACGACACCGGCGGGCTCGTTGCGTTCTCGCTGGTGATGGCGGCCACGCATGCGGCGGCCTACCGGCTGGGGGATCGGGGGCTCCGCGTCACCGGGCACGGCTTCGGCGCGTTGCTCGTGCTCTTCCTCGTCGTGCGTCTGGAGCGTAGCCTCGCCCCGCCGCCGTTCGTGACCGGCTACGCGCTGGCCGACCTCGCGGCGCTGGCGCTGCTCGGGGCCGCTGCCGCCACGCTCAAAAAAGGGCGTGCCCGGACGGCGTACCTCCTGGGGACGTATGTCCTCGGCCTCGGCTGGCTCTGGCGCGAACTGGAGCCGCTCGGCAACGGGCAGGCGCTCGTGAGCGTGGCCTGGGGTGCGGTGGCCCTCGGGGCGCTCGCGCTCGGCTGGCAGCGCCGCAGTGAGTTTGTCCGCCGAGTCGGGCTGGCGACGCTGCTCGTGGTCGTCGGCAAACTGTTCGTGGTCGACCTCGCCGAGTTGGACGCGATCTGGCGCATCCTGCTCTTCCTCGGCTTCGGCGCGCTGCTCATGCTCGTGAGCTACCTCGTCCCGAGCCTCTGGCGCAGCGACGACGAGGACCACAGCAAGGCAAGCAACGACAACACGTCCGGCGATGACGCCGCCGCAGCCTCGCCCTGA
- a CDS encoding 3-oxoacyl-ACP reductase family protein: MASLSGKVALVTGGSRGIGAATAQRLAADGATVAISYNSSPDRANQVLATIEAAGGTAAAFQANAADADAANALVAQVVERFGGLDILVNNAGVYLVGPIAEFSDAEFDQSIDVNVRGVFATLRAAAPHLRENGRVINIGSVVAFVGFPGASIYSATKASVGAITASAAKEFGAKGITVNTVHPGPIDTEMNPGDPDVNPAAGMMAGATALGRYGTAEEIASVVAFLASPEASYVSGAQIAVDGGMTA, translated from the coding sequence ATGGCCTCCCTCTCTGGCAAAGTCGCCCTCGTCACCGGTGGCAGCCGCGGTATCGGCGCCGCGACCGCCCAGCGTCTCGCCGCCGACGGCGCGACCGTGGCGATCTCCTATAACTCCTCGCCCGACCGCGCTAACCAAGTCCTCGCGACCATCGAAGCGGCCGGTGGTACCGCCGCCGCATTCCAGGCCAACGCCGCCGATGCCGACGCGGCCAATGCCCTCGTCGCGCAGGTCGTCGAGCGCTTCGGCGGGCTCGACATCCTCGTCAACAACGCGGGCGTCTACCTCGTCGGCCCTATCGCCGAGTTCTCGGACGCCGAGTTTGACCAGAGCATCGACGTGAACGTGCGCGGCGTGTTCGCCACGCTCCGGGCTGCCGCGCCTCACCTCCGTGAGAACGGCCGCGTCATCAACATCGGCAGCGTCGTCGCCTTCGTCGGCTTCCCGGGCGCGTCGATCTACAGCGCCACGAAGGCCAGCGTCGGCGCGATCACAGCTTCGGCGGCGAAGGAGTTCGGCGCCAAGGGCATCACCGTTAACACAGTCCACCCCGGCCCCATCGACACGGAGATGAACCCCGGCGATCCCGACGTGAACCCGGCTGCGGGCATGATGGCCGGCGCGACCGCCCTCGGCCGCTACGGGACCGCCGAGGAAATCGCCAGCGTCGTCGCGTTCCTCGCCTCGCCCGAGGCCAGCTACGTCTCCGGCGCGCAGATTGCCGTCGACGGCGGGATGACCGCGTAG